A window of the Harmonia axyridis chromosome 5, icHarAxyr1.1, whole genome shotgun sequence genome harbors these coding sequences:
- the LOC123681044 gene encoding 60S ribosomal protein L23a translates to MAPSKPKSSEKPASAAKKEEKKKPASAGSSKTPAPAPKAATKTSASATSAKAATKPAAKASKTSAKPASAKGTKAAAKPVAKGAAKKTQGQKSMEKVTSKAALTKPKKNVGLKQQPKQDKQKKAAIKAAEVKKAERAQKKVIKGSSGTRVRKIRTSVHFHRPKTFRPPRNPKYPRKSVPTRSRMDAFNIIKYPLTTEAAMKKIEDNNTLVFLVHTKANKNHIKQSVKKLYDINVAKVNTLIRPDGKKKAYVRLARDYDALDVANKIGII, encoded by the exons CATCTGCGGCAAAGAAGGAGGAAAAAAAGAAACCAGCTTCGGCTGGTTCCTCCAAAACCCCGGCACCTGCACCCAAGGCTGCCACAAAAACTTCCGCGAGTGCTACTTCTGCTAAAGCAGCAACTAAACCAGCTGCAAAAGCATCCAAAACTTCTGCCAAGCCTGCTTCCGCTAAag GAACAAAAGCAGCAGCCAAACCTGTTGCCAAAGGTGCAGCCAAAAAAACCCAAGGACAGAAGTCCATGGAAAAGGTTACATCTAAAGCTGCTCTTACTAAACCTAAAAAGAATGTAGGACTCAAACAGCAACCTAAACAGGATAAACAGAAaaaggctgcaatcaaagctgCTGAAGTTAAAAAGGCTGAACGTGCCCAAAAAAAG GTTATTAAAGGATCAAGTGGAACTAGGGTACGTAAAATCCGCACCTCAGTGCACTTCCACAGGCCTAAGACATTCAGGCCACCAAGGAATCCAAAATACCCAAGGAAATCCGTACCAACTAGGAGCCGTATGGATGCCTTTAACATCATTAAATATCCATTGACCACAGAAGccgcaatgaaaaaaattgaagacaaTAACACCCTTGTATTTTTAGTTCACACTAAAGCAAATAAAAATCACATCAAGCAGTCTGTCAAAAAACTATACGACATCAATGTTGCTAAAGTCAACACTCTGATCAGACCTGATGGTAAGAAGAAGGCTTATGTAAGATTGGCCAGAGATTATGATGCTTTAGACGTAGCCAACAAAATTGGAATAATATAA
- the LOC123681046 gene encoding bax inhibitor 1-like isoform X2, producing MTPSVQSFLNSFNNKLEPPVRQHLKNVYACLAMSTIAAAIGASLHIYTDILQAGFLSAIGGLIFFVLLMTTSDNGGKDMHWRVGYLMGFTSLTGVGMGPLLEHVIIVDPRIIVTALIGTSVVFVSFTMCALLAERGKWLYLGGPLMTAMSTLVILSFANLFFGSFMVFQAQLYLGLFAMCGFVLYDTQIIIEKFRLGNKDFVAHSLDLFIDFIGIFRRLLIILTQKEQASEKKRRQ from the exons ATGACGCCTTCAGTACAATCTTTTCTGAATTCCTTCAATAACAAGTT gGAACCACCTGTAAGACAACATCTAAAAAATGTCTATGCTTGTCTTGCCATGTCTACAATTGCAGCTGCAATTGGGGCTTCATTGCATATTTACACTGATATTTTACAAGCTGGATTCTTATCAGCTATTGGTGgactaatattttttgttttacttATGACAACATCCGATAATGGAGGAAAGGATATGCACTGGAGAGTTGGTTATCTTATGGGTTTCACATCACTCACAG gtgtAGGAATGGGTCCACTCTTAGAACATGTGATAATTGTAGATCCCAGGATAATTGTAACAGCGCTAATTGGAACTAGTGTAGTATTTGTTTCCTTTACAATGTGTGCCTTGCTGGCTGAAAGAGGAAAATGGCTGTATTTGGGGGGACCTCTCATGACAGCAATGTCAACTTTAGTTATTCTCTCTTTTGCCAATTTGTTTTTCGGATCTTTTATGGTGTTCCAAGCACAATTGTATTTGGGTCTTTTTGCTATGTGCGGATTTGTTCTTTATGACACTCAaatcataattgaaaaatttagattagGAAACAAGGATTTCGTGGCACACTCTTTGGAtcttttcattgattttattggaatcTTCAGAAGACTGCTCATCATCTTAACCCAGAAG GAACAGGCATCTGAGAAGAAGCGCAGACAATGA
- the LOC123681046 gene encoding bax inhibitor 1-like isoform X1, giving the protein MTPSVQSFLNSFNNKLEPPVRQHLKNVYACLAMSTIAAAIGASLHIYTDILQAGFLSAIGGLIFFVLLMTTSDNGGKDMHWRVGYLMGFTSLTGVGMGPLLEHVIIVDPRIIVTALIGTSVVFVSFTMCALLAERGKWLYLGGPLMTAMSTLVILSFANLFFGSFMVFQAQLYLGLFAMCGFVLYDTQIIIEKFRLGNKDFVAHSLDLFIDFIGIFRRLLIILTQKVTYSRNRHLRRSADNDEKTYY; this is encoded by the exons ATGACGCCTTCAGTACAATCTTTTCTGAATTCCTTCAATAACAAGTT gGAACCACCTGTAAGACAACATCTAAAAAATGTCTATGCTTGTCTTGCCATGTCTACAATTGCAGCTGCAATTGGGGCTTCATTGCATATTTACACTGATATTTTACAAGCTGGATTCTTATCAGCTATTGGTGgactaatattttttgttttacttATGACAACATCCGATAATGGAGGAAAGGATATGCACTGGAGAGTTGGTTATCTTATGGGTTTCACATCACTCACAG gtgtAGGAATGGGTCCACTCTTAGAACATGTGATAATTGTAGATCCCAGGATAATTGTAACAGCGCTAATTGGAACTAGTGTAGTATTTGTTTCCTTTACAATGTGTGCCTTGCTGGCTGAAAGAGGAAAATGGCTGTATTTGGGGGGACCTCTCATGACAGCAATGTCAACTTTAGTTATTCTCTCTTTTGCCAATTTGTTTTTCGGATCTTTTATGGTGTTCCAAGCACAATTGTATTTGGGTCTTTTTGCTATGTGCGGATTTGTTCTTTATGACACTCAaatcataattgaaaaatttagattagGAAACAAGGATTTCGTGGCACACTCTTTGGAtcttttcattgattttattggaatcTTCAGAAGACTGCTCATCATCTTAACCCAGAAGGTAACTTACTCTAG GAACAGGCATCTGAGAAGAAGCGCAGACAATGATGAAAAAACTTATTATTGA